One segment of Rosa chinensis cultivar Old Blush chromosome 6, RchiOBHm-V2, whole genome shotgun sequence DNA contains the following:
- the LOC112169425 gene encoding F-box protein SKIP23, with product MAADWTQLPPELVESISKKLKIYADYLRFRVVCHSWQASVPKTPNHLPPQLPWLMLPQSQPNQSHRAFYNLSNSRVHFLHLPEASHRKRRCGSSHGWLVILDETPSVLLVNPLTRGKRPLPPLSTFPNVVRFDYSQIGREYVLRSLSGELYTRSLIQMRDSFVKKLVLSSSPMEENGFIALTIVNQTGDLAFCREGDENWSFIDEARCYSEDAISFNGLFYAVDNHGIVAECDVKGPSPVVRIIQTPRLDDADMRYLVNSGADLLLLSRYLDVDHDIVNDDANVNYRTVGFDVFRMNWMGPRWEKVENLGDRMLFIGENSSFSLSASDFPGCVGNCIYFTDDYSELNYESGVGGYDSGIFRLWDGTIQELPPYPRNSNYQVHWPPGSLPLWVIPNPC from the coding sequence ATGGCCGCTGATTGGACCCAGCTCCCACCGGAACTGGTAGAATCAATCTCCAAAAAGCTCAAAATCTACGCAGACTATCTCCGATTCCGAGTCGTCTGTCACAGCTGGCAAGCCTCTGTTCCCAAAACTCCAAACCACCTACCTCCTCAGCTCCCATGGCTTATGCTCCCCCAATCCCAACCCAACCAATCACACCGCGCCTTTTACAACCTCTCCAACAGCAGAGTCCACTTCCTCCACCTTCCAGAAGCTTCTCACCGCAAGCGCCGCTGCGGCTCCTCCCACGGCTGGCTTGTGATCCTCGACGAAACCCCCTCCGTCCTCCTTGTAAACCCCCTCACACGTGGCAAGCGCCCCCTCCCTCCGCTGTCCACCTTCCCTAATGTTGTTAGATTCGATTACTCCCAAATTGGGCGGGAATATGTGCTCCGGTCCCTGTCCGGCGAGCTCTACACGCGCAGCTTGATCCAAATGCGTGATTCCTTTGTGAAGAAGCTGGTGCTGTCTTCGAGTCCAATGGAAGAAAACGGTTTTATTGCCCTGACGATTGTGAATCAGACCGGTGACTTGGCGTTTTGTAGGGAGGGGGACGAGAATTGGAGTTTCATAGATGAAGCAAGATGTTATTCGGAGGATGCCATTTCTTTCAATGGCTTGTTTTACGCGGTTGATAATCATGGCATTGTTGCAGAGTGCGATGTGAAAGGTCCGTCCCCTGTTGTTAGGATCATCCAAACACCGAGATTGGATGATGCAGATATGAGGTATTTGGTGAATTCAGGGGCTGATTTGTTGTTGCTTAGCAGGTATTTGGATGTTGATCATGATATTGTGAACGACGATGCAAATGTGAATTACAGAACTGTAGGATTCGATGTTTTTAGGATGAATTGGATGGGGCCGAGGTGGGAGAAGGTTGAGAACTTGGGTGATAGGATGCTGTTTATTGGGGAAAACTCGTCATTTTCATTGTCGGCATCTGATTTTCCAGGATGTGTGGGGAATTGTATCTATTTTACGGATGATTACTCCGAGTTGAACTATGAAAGTGGAGTTGGGGGATATGATTCTGGCATTTTCAGATTATGGGATGGAACGATTCAGGAATTGCCCCCTTATCCAAGGAATTCAAATTACCAGGTACATTGGCCTCCCGGCTCTCTACCGCTTTGGGTTATCCCCAATCCATGCTAA
- the LOC112169424 gene encoding tRNA pseudouridine synthase A: MENPDNTKATRSPPPSPPQQPEPKKLKMSTTTTDDEEAAATQKQRIKRRKVAIFFAYCGVGYQGMQKNPGAKTIEGDLEEALYLSGAVPEQDRNNPKRYDWARSARTDKGVSAVGQVVSGRVYVDPPGFVDRLNSNLSPQIRIFGYKRVTASFNAKKFCDRRRYVYLIPVFALDPSAHRDRESVKASLGSDEEFVKCLECSDRGRKVGGLMGKRTYELRGDSSNSESVNGGISTNDDSHMKNDIANDIGVSEVEVVANADMNSEVNGEDKKAVKGSGFCYGEKEKERFNRILSCYQGTHNFHNFTTRTKAEDPAATRYIISFTANTTVTVEGIEFVKCEVVGQSFMLHQIRKLIGLAVAIMRNCAPESLLERALQKDVNVNVPTAPEVGLYLDECFFSSYNQKWGDTHEEVSMKDYEAEAEAFKMKHIYTHIGATEHKEGVVGLWLHSLNRRNYPDLGADNNGDTSIERTADISSADNNGDTSNGKTAYIASADNNGDTSNGKTANISSADNNGDTSNGKTADIFSADNNGDTSIEKTADISSADNNGDTSNGKTAYIASADNNGDTSKVDISNVAQ, encoded by the exons ATGGAAAACCCAGACAACACAAAAGCCACAAGATCACCACCACCTTCGCCGCCGCAACAACCAGAACCCAAGAAGCTCAAAAtgtccaccaccaccaccgacGACGAAGAAGCCGCCGCCACCCAAAAGCAACGCATCAAACGCCGCAAGGTCGCAATCTTCTTCGCCTACTGCGGCGTCGGATACCAAGGAATGCAAAAGAACCCCGGCGCCAAAACCATCGAAGGCGACCTCGAAGAAGCCCTCTACCTCTCCGGCGCGGTTCCCGAGCAGGACCGCAACAACCCTAAGCGTTATGACTGGGCCCGCTCGGCCCGTACCGACAAGGGCGTCAGCGCCGTGGGCCAGGTCGTATCGGGCCGGGTCTATGTCGACCCGCCGGGGTTCGTGGACCGCCTCAATTCGAACCTCTCCCCTCAAATTCGGATATTCGGGTACAAGCGCGTGACGGCGTCGTTTAATGCGAAGAAGTTCTGTGATCGGAGGAGGTACGTTTATCTTATACCTGTGTTTGCTCTTGATCCTAGTGCCCATAGGGATAGAGAGAGTGTTAAGGCGAGTTTGGGGTCTGATGAGGAGTTTGTGAAGTGCTTGGAGTGCTCCGATAGGGGGCGGAAAGTCGGTGGATTGATGGGTAAGCGCACTTATGAATTGAGAGGTGATAGTTCGAATTCGGAATCGGTAAATGGAGGAATTAGCACAAATGATGATTCTCATATGAAAAACGACATTGCCAATGATATTGGGGTTTCTGAAGTTGAGGTGGTTGCCAATGCGGATATGAACTCTGAGGTCAATGGAGAAGACAAGAAGGCTGTGAAGGGAAGTGGGTTTTGTTATggtgagaaggagaaggaaaggTTTAATAGAATCTTGAGTTGTTACCAGGGTACTCACAACTTCCATAACTTCACCACTAGAACTAAGGCTGAAGACCCTGCTGCAACGAGATACATTATTTCGTTCACTGCAAATACCACGGTAACAGTTGAGGGTATTGAATTTGTGAAGTGTGAGGTCGTGGGGCAGAGCTTCATGCTTCATCAGATTAGAAAGTTAATTGGGCTGGCAGTGGCAATCATGAGGAACTGTGCTCCTGAGTCATTGTTAGAAAGAGCTTTGCAAAA GGATGTTAACGTCAATGTGCCTACGGCTCCTGAGGTTGGTTTGTACTTGGATGAGTGCTTCTTCTCATCATATAACCAGAAATGGGGAGACACTCATGAAGAAGTGTCGATGAAAGACTATGAAGCAGAGGCAGAAGCTTTCAAAATGAAGCATATTTACACTCATATTGGAGCCACTGAGCATAAAGAAGGTGTTGTGGGTCTCTGGTTGCACTCTCTTAACCGCCGCAATTATCCGGATTTAGGTGCTGACAACAATGGAGACACCAGCATCGAAAGGACTGCTGATATCTCCAGTGCTGACAACAATGGGGATACCAGCAATGGAAAGACTGCATATATCGCCAGTGCTGACAACAACGGAGACACCAGCAACGGAAAGACTGCCAATATCTCCAGTGCTGACAACAACGGAGACACCAGCAACGGAAAGACTGCTGATATCTTCAGTGCTGACAACAACGGAGACACCAGCATTGAAAAGACCGCCGATATCTCCAGTGCTGACAACAATGGGGATACCAGCAATGGAAAGACTGCGTATATCGCCAGTGCTGACAACAATGGAGACACCAGCAAGGTTGATATCTCCAATGTCGCCCAGTAA
- the LOC112172733 gene encoding probable alpha-amylase 2: MAMGNLSTDYQEQNQQAEIGASICNGREILLQAFNWESHKHDWWKNLESKVPDIAKSGFTSAWLPPSTHSFAPEGYLPQNIYSLNSKYGSEHQLKGLLQKMKQCKVRPMADIVINHRVGTTQGHGGMYNRYDGIPLSWDEHAVTSCTGGLGNRSTGDNFNGVPNIDHSQPFVRKDITTWLQWLCNTVGFQDFRFDFARGYAAKYVKEYIEGAKPIFSVGEYWDSCNYNGHGLDYNQDSHRQRIISWIDGTGQLSTAFDFTTKGILQEAVNGQLWRLRDPQGKPPGVMGWWPSRSVTFLDNHDTGSTQVHWPFPSNHIMEGYAYILTHPGIPSVFYDHFYDLGDSIHDQIVKLIHIRKQKDIHSRSSVRILEAQPNLYSAIIGEKVCMKIGDGSWCPDVREWKLATSGHRYAIWHK; the protein is encoded by the exons ATGGCAATGGGTAACCTTAGCACT GATTATCAAGAACAGAATCAGCAGGCTGAAATTG GTGCTTCAATATGTAATGGAAGAGAAATTCTTTTACAG GCCTTTAACTGGGAATCTCATAAACATGACTGGTGGAAAAATTTAGAAAGTAAAGTTCCAGATATTGCAAAATCTGGATTTACATCAGCATGGTTGCCACCATCAACTCATTCCTTTGCCCCGGAAG GTTACCTCCCTCAGAACATATATTCCCTCAATTCTAAATATGGATCTGAGCATCAATTAAAAGGTTTACTTCAAAAAATGAAGCAATGTAAAGTTAGACCAATGGCTGACATAGTTATCAATCATCGTGTTGGGACTACCCAAGGGCATGGTGGAATGTACAATCGTTATGATGGAATTCCTTTGTCATGGGATGAACATGCCGTCACATCTTGTACTGGTGGACTG GGGAATCGAAGCACTGGGGACAATTTCAATGGGGTTCCAAATATTGATCATAGTCAACCTTTTGTTAGAAAGGATATTACTACATGGCTACAGTGGCTTTGCAATACTGTTGGTTTtcaggattttcgatttgattTCGCAAGGGG TTATGCAGCTAAATATGTGAAAGAGTATATTGAAGGAGCAAAACCAATTTTTTCCGTTGGGGAGTATTGGGATTCTTGCAACTACAATGGTCATGGTTTGGACTACAACCAAG ATAGCCACAGACAGCGGATAATAAGTTGGATTGATGGCACAGGACAGCTATCAACTGCATTTGACTTCACAACCAAGGGAATTCTTCAG GAAGCTGTCAATGGACAATTATGGCGATTACGTGATCCCCAAGGGAAGCCACCAGGTGTAATGGGATGGTGGCCTTCAAGATCTGTCACATTCCTAGATAACCATGATACAGGCTCAACACAG GTTCACTGGCCATTCCCTTCAAATCATATTATGGAG ggttatgcatatatactCACACACCCTGGAATACCTTCCGTTTTCTATGATCACTTCTATGATTTGGGTGATTCCATTCATGATCAGATTGTGAAACTG ATCCACATTAGGAAGCAAAAAGACATTCACAGCCGATCATCTGTAAGGATCCTGGAGGCCCAGCCAAACCTCTACTCTGCTATAATTGGGGAGAAAGTGTGCATGAAAATTGGGGATGGTTCATGGTGCCCAGACGTGAGGGAGTGGAAGCTGGCAACCTCTGGCCACAGATATGCGATTTGGCACAAGTAA
- the LOC112174745 gene encoding rop guanine nucleotide exchange factor 1 has translation MESVNDEDVEDLSERFESYSLSADVSESESSTSTSFSCRKNEAHASTSMTSSPPSGPDFADIFYRKTALPVMLPAFGGGRDVVVPVMTEKIEADLSEVELMKERFAKLLLGEDMSGGGNGVCTAVAISNAITNLSATVFGELWKLEPLAPQKKAMWCREMEWLLCVSDSIVELIPSTQEFPGGGTFEVMVTRPRSDLYVSLPALKKLDAMLLSLLDGFSDSEFYYVDRGIIVADTDDTETFSRSSSSGRPSIRQEQKWWLPFPKVPQNGLSENVRKALQQCRECAHQILKASMAINSNVLAEMEIPDAYLESLPKSGKACLGEIIYRFITADRFSPECLLDYLDLSSEYTTLEIANRIEAAAHIWRQKHLKRHLKPAKSGKSSWGGKVKGLGGDMDKCKLLASRADTILQNLRIRFPSLPQTALDMSKIQYNKDVGHSLLESYSRVMESLAFNIMARIDDLLYVDDASRQRAAAMSMSLYEQRRFGAALPKQKRLLRSPFSIQHNSYGPSTTIPGMDGPPFQIARSPGGRRHQSTNDKNLNDLLHEKLENFTF, from the exons ATGGAGAGCGTCAACGATGAAGATGTGGAGGACTTGAGCGAGCGGTTCGAGAGCTATAGCTTGAGTGCTGACGTTAGTGAGTCGGAAAGCTCAACTAGTACTAGCTTTTCCTGTCGGAAAAACGAAGCTCATGCTTCTACTTCCATGACTTCCTCGCCGCCCTCCGGACCGGACTTCGCTGACATTTTTTACCGCAAGACGGCGCTGCCGGTCATGTTGCCTGCCTTCGGTGGTGGACGTGATGTTGTAGTTCCGGTGATGACGGAGAAGATTGAGGCTGACTTGTCTG AGGTTGAATTGATGAAGGAGAGATTTGCAAAGCTTCTGCTTGGAGAAGATATGTCAGGTGGAGGCAATGGAGTCTGCACTGCTGTTGCTATTTCCAATGCCATCACAAATCTTTCTG CTACTGTGTTTGGAGAGTTATGGAAGTTGGAGCCATTGGCACCGCAGAAGAAGGCAATGTGGTGCCGAGAAATGGAATGGCTTTTGTGTGTGAGTGATTCCATTGTTGAGCTTATACCATCAACTCAAGAATTCCCTGGTGGTGGGACTTTTGAGGTTATGGTCACTCGTCCCCGCTCGGATCTATATGTGAGCCTACCTGCCCTCAAGAAACTGGATGCAATGCTGCTTAGCCTTCTGGATGGATTTAGTGATTCCGAGTTTTATTATGTTGACCGAGGGATAATTGTTGCTGATACTGATGATACCGAAACATTTTCCCGATCTTCCTCTTCGGGTAGACCTTCAATTAGGCAAGAACAGAAGTGGTGGCTCCCATTCCCTAAAGTACCCCAAAATGGTCTGTCTGAAAATGTGAGGAAGGCATTGCAGCAGTGTAGGGAATGCGCACATCAGATCCTTAAGGCCTCCATGGCCATCAATAGTAATGTGCTGGCTGAAATGGAAATCCCAGATGCTTATTTAGAGAGCTTGCCCAAG AGTGGGAAAGCTTGTCTAGGCGAAATCATTTACCGTTTTATAACTGCTGATCGGTTCTCCCCAGAGTGTCTTCTTGACTACCTGGACCTCTCATCAGAGTACACCACTCTTGAAATAGCTAACAGGATTGAGGCTGCTGCACACATTTGGAGACAGAAACACCTCAAACGCCATCTGAAGCCTGCGAAATCCGGTAAGTCATCCTGGGGTGGAAAGGTCAAGGGATTGGGTGGTGACATGGATAAATGTAAGCTTCTGGCCTCCCGAGCCGATACCATCTTACAGAATCTAAGGATACGGTTCCCTAGCCTCCCACAGACGGCTCTGGACATGAGCAAGATTCAGTATAACAAG GATGTGGGGCACTCACTCCTTGAGAGCTATTCCAGGGTCATGGAAAGCTTAGCCTTCAACATAATGGCAAGGATTGATGATCTTCTATACGTAGACGATGCCAGCAGGCAACGCGCAGCTGCAATGTCGATGTCTCTATATGAGCAAAGAAGGTTTGGTGCCGCCTTGCCAAAACAGAAGAGGCTGTTGAGGAGTCCTTTCTCAATTCAACACAACTCTTATGGCCCTTCAACTACAATACCAGGAATGGATGGTCCTCCCTTTCAGATAGCGAGAAGCCCTGGCGGAAGAAGGCATCAGTCTACAAACGACAAGAATTTAAATGACTTGCTGCATGAGAAGTTAGAAAATTTTACTTTCTGA